The DNA region CTTCTTTGGTTACGACTGGAAAGATAAGAACCAGATGACCAACATCATTGGGTATCACCTGATTATTCTCGGTGTTGGTGCTTTGTTACTGGTTGCCAAAGCCATGGCTTTTGGTGGTTTATATGATACCTGGGCACCCGGTGGTGGTGACGTGCGGGTCGTTACCAACCCGACGCTGAACCCAGCCGTGATCTTCGGTTATCTGTTGCGCTCTCCCTTTGGGGGCGACGGCTGGATCGTCAGCGTAGACAACCTGGAAGATATCGTCGGTGGTCACATCTGGATCGGTTTGATCTGTATCGCTGGCGGTATCTGGCACATTCTCACTAAGCCGTTTGGTTGGGCACGTCGGGCCTTCATCTGGTCTGGTGAAGCTTACCTGTCCTACAGCCTAGGCGCTCTGTCCCTGATGGGCTTCATCGCCTCCTGCTTCGTCTGGTTTAACAACACCGCTTATCCCAGTGAGTTCTACGGTCCTACTGGGCCGGAAGCGTCTCAAGCTCAAGCGCTGACCTTCCTGATCCGTGACCAACGGCTGGGGGCGAATGTTGGTTCTGCTCAAGGCCCCACAGGTCTGGGTAAATACCTGATGCGCTCTCCCACTGGAGAAATCATCTTTGGGGGTGAAACGATGCGCTTCTGGGATTTCCGTGGCCCCTGGCTGGAGCCTCTGCGTGGTCCCAACGGTCTTGACCTGAACAAGATCAAGAACGACATTCAACCCTGGCAAGCTCGCCGTGCGGCTGAGTACATGACCCACGCGCCTCTGGGTTCTCTGAACTCTGTGGGTGGGGTAGCAACGGAGATCAACTCCTTTAACTATGTATCTCCCCGCTCCTGGCTGGCGACTTCCCACTTTGTACTGGCGTTCTTCTTCCTGGTTGGTCACCTGTGGCATGCTGGCCGTGCTCGTGCGGCGGCGGCGGGCTTCGAGAAGGGCATCGATCGCGAAGACGAACCCGTATTGTCGATGCCTAACCTCGACTAATTTTTAGTCCGGTTTCGCTAAATCACTCTCAGGCTCCTGGCTCGTCCGGGAGCCTTTTTTATTCGCGTTTGCTAGAATTGACTTACCTAATTGTAAGGAAAACTGCTTTTAGTAAGGATGCTGATGCTAACTTCAACAATTACTAGCAAAGGACAGATCACTATCCCGAAAGCGATTCGAGATCTGTTAAATCTTCATCCTGGAGATCGCATCGATTTTATTGTTGAGAACGGCTGAATATACGTTCAGCCTACTGATGTGGATGTACGATCGCTGTCTGGCTTACTTTACAAACCTGATCGGAAACCTGTTTCTCTAGAAGAGATGGATGCTGCCATTGCCCAAGGTGCGAGGGAATCCCTGTGAAAGGATTGCACACAAACGTCCTGGTGCGATACCTGACCCGTGACGATGAGCAACAGTGGCAACGTGCGGAGCAATACATTAACGCCACCCTGGCAGCAGAAGAAACCTGTTTTATCAGCAACATTGTGCTATGTGAATTAGTGTGGGTCTTGCGATCGGCTTACCGGATTCCGCGTGAAGAATTAATCACCACATTGGAAAAGATTTTACGGACAAGCCACTTTGATTTTGAAGATAAGGCTGTGATCTGGGGGGCATTTCGGCAATTTCAACAGGGTAAAGCAGATTTCTCTGACTATTTAATTAGTAAAGTGAACCATCAAGCTGGGTGTACTGAAACGGCAACTTGGGTGCATGTCACCTTCTTGAGAGGAAATTAGAGCAGGTTGTTGAGGTAAGCACAGCGGTGGGCTAACACGTTCGGCACATGCTCTGCTTTCCAACGTGCTCCCGAAATTTGTAAGCGACGGTCAATCTGTTTGACCGTTGATTCCACAGCCCCTGAACCAATCGAGCAGATGCCTTCGCTCTGGTAATACTCGTAGTTAACGATGCGGTGCCGATGCTTGTGCAAATACTGACAGAAGCACTGCGCTTGATGCAGTTGGCAGTCTTCAAACAACGTCAGTGTTTCATCCACCTTGCCCTGCCACAAGCGTCGCCGAGCGTCTGCTAAACGGTTCAACGACCCTCCAACCTTCTCCAAGTTCTCCATCAAATGAAACCAATCGAGAATCTCTCGTCGTTCCACTGCATCAGTCAGTTGAGCAAACAAATTCCAAATGCCATCATGACCATCGCCCAAGCAGACCAGACAAACCGCCAGCAGTTGATGGTTGAACCATGCGAGCAAGGCTGCATTGTCGTCAAACCAAGCCGCACAAACCCCCATTGGAGCCAGATGAACCGCTTTATACTGCTTCCACAAGGGTTTTTGACCCGGCTCCACGACCAATCGCACCGTTCCGCCATCGATGCTGGCTTCTGCGACTGGGTCATCCACTGTGGGGGGAGCAAACGTTTGGCGTTGGACTAACCGTTGCTGTGTTTTTGCACTCACGGTTACCCCAGTGAACAGTTCAACATCTTGAGCCGCATGTTGATAGGAGACATTGGCACTCACCCGCAAACAACACCGCTCCAGCATTGGACTCAACTGGCTACCGGCTTTCACGTCCAATCGTTGAGCTTGTTCGCTCGTCACGCTTAAGCGTCCCAAGATACTTTTGAGCGTTCGCTGATACCCGTCAGTTGTGCCAGTCGCTGCTGCAATAAAAAACTCCCAGTTGCGGCAATACGCTCTGTTGGGCGTGGGTTCGGATAGCTTGCTCGATGCCTTCAAGGGTTTGCAGTTGTTCAGCCGGTGTATTGCGATACAAAATGCTGGCAATCGTATCAACACACTGCTGCAGTTGGGCTTGGTCTTCAGGAGTCATGGCTATGGCAGATAGATGCACGTCTTCTCCAGCCTAATTTTTCTACCAAGAAGGTGACACGCACCCCGGCAACTTTTGATGCCAAACTGCAAAACACAGAAGGATTTTGCTTAGTATAAATTTTTCTCTATTCACTCATTTGCTGCACCCTCCTCTCTCCCCACCTTCACCCTTTACCCTTCCTCTCCCCACACTCATTGACTTATCTAACCATCCACTCATCTACCCATCTACCCACCCCACCCCCCAACTCTTCTGCCAAAATAAACCCACACCCCACACCCCACACCCATGACCCAAGAAGAGTTGCTGGCACTGATTGATCAGGCAGCGGAAGAAGGCTGGAAAGAACTAGACCTGGCAGGCAACGGCTTGACGGAACTGCCCCCAGAAATTGGCAAACTGACCCAACTGGAAACGTTAATTTTGGGGAAGGTGGGGGAGTGGAAGTGGGTTGATGATCAGTACACGCCGACGCTCATCACTAATGAACTGACTACCCTACCCCAAGAACTGGCTACATTAAAAAATCTGCAAACGCTAAACCTCAGTGGAAAACCTCTGGCAAAGATTCCAGAATTCGTATTTGAACTCTCGTCATTAAAATCACTGATTCTGGTAGCTTTTACCGCTCCATCGAACTTGTGCGATTTGATGAGCGTACAGGCATCGTCTATATTTTTGCAGGCGAAGACCTACAAGTAGTAATTTACCGAGAGGGCAAGTGGAGGTTCAGATGAAACCAAACTTTGACACGATGAACGTTGCCGAATTAAGGGCCTACCTGCTCTCCCATCGTAACGATGACGAAGCATTTTACAAGCTTGTCGATCGTCTTGAAAGTAATTCTGATACTACCGACCTATACCCTATTCCCGATACTCCTGAAAACATTGCCATTATGGAAGCGGCAATTCAGGAACATATTCGGCAATTAGAAGAAAAGCAGAAAGGTTAAAGGAACATGGAAGATGACCACGTCCACCACGCAACACTTTCCACCAGGTACTTTTATGAATGATGAGAAAACCTACAACTGGCAGGGCGATCGCGTCAGTGGCGACAAGGTGATGGGCGACAAAGTTGCAGGCGATAAAGTCATGGGCGACAAAATCACCCATTATCACAGCCAGAACCTGGCTCAGGCGGCAAAAGATATCAAAGATCTGCTCAATCAACTGGACAAAGATTACGACAGTACCACTCCTACCGGACAGGCCATGATCGGGGCCAAGACGATCGAGGCGATCGAACAGAATTCTACGCTCAAAGCCCGGATCGTCCACTGATGGCAGAGCAACTTCAGTCTGAACCAACTTTGCCTCTCCGTTTCATTCCTTTAATGCTCCAATCGCAAAACCCACTGATTACGTAGAATAAGGGCAAGACTTCCAGCCTGGAGGTGATATGAATCAACCTGCAACGGATCGGATTCGGTGGACGAGCGCAGACCTGGAACTGTTGCCAGAGAGCAGCAATCGCTACGAGATTATTGATGGAGAATTGCTTGTGACTCGCGCACCACATTGGGGGCATCAGAATGCGATCGTCAATACAGCGGCTGAATTACGAGATTGGTCGATCGCAACAGGTTTAGGCAAAACGGTGCCGGCTCCTGGGGTGATCTTTAGCGATGCGGATAATGTGATTCCCGATGTGGTGTGGATTAGCAAAGAGCGACTGGCGATCGCTCTGGATGAAGATGGGCATCTGACCATTGCTCCAGAACTGATTGTTGAGGTCTTGTCTCCCGGTACGCAGAACGAGCGACGCGATCGAGAAACCAAACTGAAACTCTATACAGAACGGGGCGTGCAGGAATATTGGATTCTGGATTGGCGGGTGCAGCAGGTGGAAGTGTATCGCCGTGAGCGAGCAACCCTTAAACTGATCACCACACTATTTCCCTCAGATGACCTGACCTCTCCCCTACTGCCCGGTTTTACCTGTCCGGTTGCCCGGTTATTTGTGTGAAATGCGAAGTGATGCAGCGGGTGTTCAGGAGATTTGCCAGTCAACCAGTTCCTACCCTTCTACTCGGTTTCCAGCCAGTTTGCGTTGAAGTGCAATCCGGCGTTCTACTACCAAACTGATAGCAATGAACAATACGGCTAACCCTTGAATCGCATAAACCACTGTTACAGGTACGCCAGCACTGCGTTGCATGACACTGGCTCCACTGCGGAGGGCACCAAAGAATAGGGAAATCAGCACCAGTCCGCCCAAGTTGCCACGACTGAGAAAGGCGATCGCGATCGCATCAAATCCATACCCTGGGGAAAAGTTTTCAAACAGGCGATATTTCAGCCCCATGACTTCTCCGGCTCCAGCCAGACCTGCTAATCCTCCGGATAACGCCATCACAGTCATGATGGTACGCGGAACAGACAGGCCCGCATAGCGGGCCGCGATCGGGTTTTGGCCAACGGCTTCCACCTGATAACCAAAGGGGGTGGCAGAAAAGGCAACCCACACCACCAATACCGCCAGTCCCCCAATCAGAATTCCGGCATGGGTTTGAGTTTGGGGCAACAAAATGGGCAACTGGGCAGTGGCGGCAATGGGCGGACTGAAAGGACTGGGCGCATTCGGCTCCAACAGGGGGCCACTGACGAGATAGCTCACCAGGTATTGAGCAATGTAGTTCAACAGTAGGGTAGTAATCACTTCATTCACACCCTGAATGGCTTTTAGATAGCCAGGAATAAAACCCCAGAGTGCTCCCAACAAAAAGCCTCCCAATAACGCCAGGGGGACATGAACGATCGCGGGTAGCCCTTGAATAGACAGCCCTATCAAGGCACTTCCCAGGCCTCCCATGTAAATTTGTCCTTCTCCGCCAATGTTAAACTGGCCCGCTTTCAGGGCAATTAACACACCCAAACTGGTGAGTAAGAGGGGAGCCGTCTTGGTTAAGGTATTGCCGATGCCATAGTAGTTAGCCAGGGCTTCACTGAACAACACCCCATAGGCTTTGATAGGATTCACGCCTGCGATCGCAATCAGTCCTGCCCCTACCAGAAGAGCCAGGGCGATCGCGGCGATTGGAGAGACGACAGGTAATACTCGCTCTTTCATTTTCTGTCGTACGGTTACCTGATTCAGGCTGCTCATAGTCAACCTTGTGAACGCATAAAACGTGAATTTCGATGACGTTAACACAGGCGAAGTGTAGCCACCAATGCGGTAAGATTCTAGGATGATCTCGGCTGGTATCTAGCAAATTTGGCTATAATTATCAATTACTCTCTTAAAGTTTAATAATTCCTTTAAAAACTGCTCCGGACGGCAAAAGCTGTCAGAGTATACCTTCTAGCCCCAAAAGACGATTAATGACTTGGCGAAAGTTAAATTTCTTGTAAAGGGGGAAACAGATCAAAGAATTCCGTCTCTTGGCTGATACTTTGTAATAAGAGTGTAATAACTCCACATTCCAGGCTTCTCCAGATTGAAACATCCTTTTGCTTGAGGGAAAGCTGCGGCTGTCTGACTGGACTTAGTTGATATCAGAAACTTCTGATTACTGTGTGCTATTCCTGTTGAAAACCTACGATCGGCCCATTTTATTTATGAATTGAAACATGAATCTACAATCATCAAGGGTGCAGACGAGATGTAGCTTATCGGGCATCTCAATCCTGGGTAGTGTTGTGTTAAGCAGCGGAATTATTAGTTTTTTAACCCCAAGTGCCTACGCTCAAGCCAATCCTCAAATCTCTGGTACTTTAGTTAGCTGGGCAAAGCAAGGTGAACAGAACTACCTGAACGAAATATTTTCTGAAGGGCAGCAGCAGTGGCAAAGAAGTGGTCTGGAAAAGGTTCTCGAACGGTATCAGAAAGCATCCAGTTTAGACCCCAATAATTCTAAAAATCTTGCCAGTATTGCTTATTTGCAAGCTCAGTTGAAGAATTTTCAAGCCGCTACAGTAGCTTTTCAAAAAGCGATCGCTCTGGAACCTAAAAATCCTAATTTTTACTATGGTTTAGGCTATAGTTTGGCTAACTTAGGGGATAATTCTGGTTCTGAAAAAGCTTATCGGCAGGCTACCCAGCTTGCTCCCAATCAAGTAGAGAACTACATAGGTTTAGGAGCCGTTCGGCTCTTCCGGATCCGGGGTGAAAATCGTATAATATGATACTTTCAGTCAGGGATTGCGCCAATGGACATACATCTTGATAGATTGCTTAACTTCCCTCACGTTACGGTTGAAAGTTGCATTCAAAAAGACAATGAAGTGTACTTAAAGTTGCGCTTGCTCAATCAAGAATCTAGCTGTCCACACTGTAAGAAATCAAGTTCAGAGTTGCATCAAAACCGTCCGATTTTGATTCGAGACCTATCGATTTTTGGCCAAGTCACTTATTTGAAAATTCCTCGTCGTCAGTTTTATTGTCGTGATTGCCAACGTTATTTTACTGAGTCATTGACATTTATGGATGCAGGACGGCAGTACACTCGACGCTATGAGGAGCATATTTACCAGCAAGTACAACTGTCAAGTATGGAGCAAGTGGGTCGCGTAGAAGGATTAAGCTTTGAGCGCATTGAAGGGATTTTCAAGCATCAGTATGCACAGAAAAAAACACGGGATGGGCAGGAGTCAAACGCATTGGGATTGATGAAATCAGCAAGCGGAAAGGGCATCAAAACTTCGCCACCGTTATCGGCGACGTTGAGGCCGGGAAATTGATTGAAGTGATTGACAGTCACCAACAGGAAGACATTATTGAAATCCTGAAGCAGCAGCCCATAGAGGTGCGTGCAAAAGTTGAAGAGGTGAGCGTGGATATGTGGGGAGGATTCCCAAAGGTAGTCAAGAAAGTGTTTCCCAATGCCGTGGTAGTGATTGACCGCTTTCATGTCATGAAATTAGTCAATGAGGAGTTAAATAAAATTCGTAGACAATCGGGTGTATCAGACCGAGGTAGCAAATTCATTTTGCTCAAGAATGGCAAGGATTTAACAGCAGAAGAAAAGACAAAGTTAGAAGAGATTCTGAAACGGTCAAAGCGATTAGGAAAAGCCTATGAGTGGAAAGAAGAGTTTCGCGCGATTTATGAACAACCATTAACCGTTGAGGAAGGCAAGCGTCAGATCCAAGGGTGGCTCGATCAAGCGCGAGTCGTCTATAGTGAAGCAAGCACAACGATTCGTAACCATTTAGATGGGATTAGCAACTACTTTCGGAATCGCACAACGAGTGGCGCAATGGAGGGAATCAACAACCGAATTAAATTGATTAAACGGCAAGCTTATGGCTTTGTCAATTTCAACAATTTTCGAGAAAGACTATTAGCCTGCTTCTCTGATTAAATAAAGTTATCACAGTACTAACGGGAGAACCAGCCGTTCTGACTCGTCAGAATGCTTATGAGTCTGCAATTTTAGCCTATCTTACGGCTCTCTCATTGCAACCGGATAATGCCAGTATTTTTGAATCTTTAGGTGCCCTGTATCTGCAGCGAGGTGCTTACAACAGGGCAGTGGAAATGTTAGAGCAGGCCGTGCAGCTAGCCCCCGATCGCCCTCGCGCTCAATCCCTGTTGGCGCTGGCACTCACCCATGCCGACAGACCAACCAATCCTGTAAAAGAATTGCAGACTCCTATCAGTTCTAAAACCAGAGATGTTCTGAGTTTTGTCAAAGTAGCGGATGGTTTAAATCAAGCGGGTGAGCGATCGCTGGCGATGCAACTTTATCAATGGACGGAGGAATTTGCTCCCAATTGTCCTGGATTGCAAGAAAAAATGGGCAATCTCTGGATGGAAAATCAGAACTATGTCATGGCTGTTTCTGCCTATCGTCGGTGGACGGAAAAAGAACCAGAAAATCCCGATGCCTACTATAACTTGGGAACGGCCCTGTATCAAATGGGACGGATGGAAGAAGCGATTTCTATGCTGGAAAAAGCCAGCACTTTATATCAAAAACTCTTGTCTGCTAAGGATTAGAATGGGTGCTAATCGGCATTGTAGGGATGAAGCCTTTGGCTCTCAATTTCTGCAACTCGGTTAGCATCTTCTACTGCCTGCTTTATCCCTACCTAAAACTTCTTTAGCAGTTCTCAATCAGTCGCAAGGGAAGAAGTAGTTGTGAGAGGCGTTTCCACAGGAAACGCTCTCACAATCCAGATAGGATTGCTATTGATTGCTCAATTGTTTTTGATTTTCTGTAGGGAAGCTGCTCAAGAGTAGGTTCTGAATCTGTGAGATGATAAGAAATTCTTTTCTGGATGAGCAGAAATAGGGACTGGCTAAAAGGTAGAATGCTGTAAATCTTTGTCAGTATTTTTACCAAAGGAAGCCAGGTCTTTTAGATGCGAGTGAAGAACTTCTGTAATTGGTTTTTATTGCCTACGGCGCATTTGATGGCCGTCTCTATCATTGCTCCAGGGCTTGCTTTGGAGAAGTTATCTGTCGATCAAATGCAATCTTTATCCTTGGCTCAACAGACGGCACAGGCGATTAATCCTGCCTCTAAAAAGACGGCTAAACCTGTGAATCAAGCTGATAAAAATTCATTTAAAAAAGCGGCGCAATCACAGGAGCAAGGCTCTTCCGCACCTATTTCGGCAACTGATATGGCTGAACTGACGCGGCTGTTTTCGGATGTGCAGCCCGGTGCCTGGTATTATGAACCACTGAAGTCTCTGGCTGAGCGTTATGGATGCATTTCCGGTTATCCCAATGGTACATTCCAGGGCCAGAAGTTTTTGACCCGTTCTGAGTTTGTTGCCGGACTAGATGCTTGTTTGAATCGACTTGATGCTGAGTTAAAAAACAGAACGGCCAATCTGGTGACTCGCGATCAACTGGCGGCCCTCTTCCGTATCCTGTCTAGTATTTTTGAGAATAATCCTGGCTTGAGAAGAGCACCAGGGATGGATAATGGTGCGCCTTCCCCGACAGTTCCTCCAAAAATGGACGATCGCCCCCAACCTAAAAATTGATCACTGGCAAATATCACCTATCCACCCACCTATCCACTCATCCACCCACCTATCTACTAAACTCGCAACATCCGCTCTTCAATCCTTTGCCAGGTCAGAGAAGAGACTCGGACCGCGGCCTGTTTGCAACGCACAATTAACCAGTTGGCATAGAGGTAGCGATCGAGTTTGCGGATTTCTTCTTTGGAGAGGCTGATCCAGGTGGGGTCAAGTTTCAGGCTATGGCACCAGGTTTGATAGATGCGGCTGTGGAATTCTTGATGTACCGTGGCGTGTTGCCGAAAGTCGGGAGCCTGTTTTTTCAAGTCTTTGAGGCGAGCCACCAGAACATCCAGGGTGTAATCGGGAAAAGCTTGTAAGCGGGCGAGTTCATCGGTGAAGGTTTGAGTGAAGGTTTTGGCCAGGGCTTTCCCCATTGAACGGCTGGGGAGGGACTGGGTGAGCGCGATCGCCAGCGCACGGGTGGGCACGGCAGCATGGGTGGGTTGGCTGTCTGAGTCGTAAAGGAATTTGGGTGTGCAGGTATGGGACAAGGTGCGGGCCAGTTCCAGGGTACGAGCGAGTCCCGGTTCCAGTACCCGTGCCAGGTGCAAGGCGCGATCGCTAACCAGGGCCAGAAACAGGGCAGTGGCTCGTTTCGCGGCAGGATTCAGGCTACCAGCAGAGTCCTGGGTTATCTCGTCAGTCCAGGTCAATAAGGCCCGGAGTTTGGGGGTATTAATCAAGGTTTTGGCCTGAGCTTCCATTGCGGTCAAGAGGTGATCTGCGCCGCCCCGCATCAGTCCGGCGACCAGCAGGAATACTTCCTGCCAGCGCTCATGGATCAGATGCTGCTGCACCAGAGCCTGCACCTGCTGATGGTCATCGATATACTGGGCGGTCAGGTATTCCTGCAATGTTAAATGGGAGAAGGAAAATACATCCTGTGCCCGTTCCACCAGAATGCCTTGTTGAATTGCGATCGCCTCCAGCACTTTTTCCCCATTCAAATGCTTGGGAGCATTCAGGTTGTCGGCAAGAAACGTCTTGATTTGATCCACCACTTCCCGCTGCGAGAAGAACAACCGATTGGCTTCAAACCCCTGATAGGCAATCTCAGAGAGCAGCACTTCCTCCAGTTCCGTACTCAATCCCTGGTAGATCTCATCGGGAAAAATCCGTTTTTCAGCCGCCCATTCTTCCAGCAACACGCGCAAGGCTTTGCGATACAACACACTGCGATTTTGCGGAAAATTTTGTGATCCGTGATAGACCAGACAGAGCAGGGTAAGTAATAGAGGCGATTGAGCCAATTCCCTGGCTGCGCGATTTTCCGATTTTTGCAACAGGTTCCAGCATTTCAAGGCCGTGCCTGCCTCGAGATCGGCATCGGAGTAGAACCAGTTGAGAATGAATTGTTTGATCTGTTCCTGGTTAAAGTCTGCCATGGCCACATCACTGAAGCGGCGAAAACTATTGCGGTAAGCGGCAATCCGGCAGGAGGCAATAAAGCGATTTTTGTCGTACTGATCCACAAAGTTCTGAATCTGACGAATGGCCGCGTCCACATTCTTGGTGGGCACTTCATCCAGGCCATCCAGCAACAGCAATAGTTTGCCGTCTTCCAGTAACCTGGTGGTGACGGCTTCAGGGGAGGGAATGCCACAGATCGCAAATTCCTGGGCGATCGCGGCTGCAATTCTCATCCCATCCGACGTAAAATTCTTCAACTCAATCAGCACCGGAATGCACTCATGAGCATAGCCACCACCCAATCCTTTTAGCGTTTCCAATCCCATTTTGCGAAGAAACGTCGATTTTCCCGCTCCCGGCCCCCCCAACACCATCAGATATTGTTTCTCATTGGCCACCTTGAGGCCATCCTGCTGCCGGGACTGTTTGCGTTGAAAACTGCGCTCTCCCTGCTCCCGGAAGGCTTTTTCCAGTTCTTCGATCGAATCAAAGCGGCTGAGGCTATCTCGATCGAGAAACTGGACGGGTGTATAAACTGACTCCAAAGACACTGGCTCCCGCATCCCCAGAACCTTTAACACGCCGTGCCGCTTGGCGTAGTTCCAGGCGTATTGCTCAGATGCTTTTTCAATAATGTGTTGCGGATCCTCGCTCTGCTCCTGAACCCAACTGGCAAACTTGCCTCCGTGATCGCACATGACGCGGCTGAAAATCGATCCCAACGTCATAGCGGCTGCCGGCAGGAGAACTTTTTCAATCAGCATGAGACGGGATGAATTGGAATGAGTGGCATCAACCGGATAATGCATCAGGCATATCCATCAGGAATGCCTGGTCTTTTCCACTGTAAGATCATTC from Leptodesmis sichuanensis A121 includes:
- the psbC gene encoding photosystem II reaction center protein CP43, which translates into the protein MVTLSSNAMAVGAGRDQQSSGFAWWAGNARLINLSGKLLGAHVAHAGLIVFWAGAMTLFEVAHFIPEKPMYEQGLILLPHLAAQGWGVGPGGEVIDTFPYFVVGVLHLISSAVLGFGGIYHAVRGPEVLEEYSSFFGYDWKDKNQMTNIIGYHLIILGVGALLLVAKAMAFGGLYDTWAPGGGDVRVVTNPTLNPAVIFGYLLRSPFGGDGWIVSVDNLEDIVGGHIWIGLICIAGGIWHILTKPFGWARRAFIWSGEAYLSYSLGALSLMGFIASCFVWFNNTAYPSEFYGPTGPEASQAQALTFLIRDQRLGANVGSAQGPTGLGKYLMRSPTGEIIFGGETMRFWDFRGPWLEPLRGPNGLDLNKIKNDIQPWQARRAAEYMTHAPLGSLNSVGGVATEINSFNYVSPRSWLATSHFVLAFFFLVGHLWHAGRARAAAAGFEKGIDREDEPVLSMPNLD
- a CDS encoding AbrB/MazE/SpoVT family DNA-binding domain-containing protein; this encodes MLTSTITSKGQITIPKAIRDLLNLHPGDRIDFIVENG
- a CDS encoding PIN domain-containing protein; its protein translation is MKGLHTNVLVRYLTRDDEQQWQRAEQYINATLAAEETCFISNIVLCELVWVLRSAYRIPREELITTLEKILRTSHFDFEDKAVIWGAFRQFQQGKADFSDYLISKVNHQAGCTETATWVHVTFLRGN
- a CDS encoding ISKra4 family transposase (programmed frameshift), coding for MTPEDQAQLQQCVDTIASILYRNTPAEQLQTLEGIEQAIRTHAQQSVLPQLGVFFIAAATGTTDGYQRTLKSILGRLSVTSEQAQRLDVKAGSQLSPMLERCCLRVSANVSYQHAAQDVELFTGVTVSAKTQQRLVQRQTFAPPTVDDPVAEASIDGGTVRLVVEPGQKPLWKQYKAVHLAPMGVCAAWFDDNAALLAWFNHQLLAVCLVCLGDGHDGIWNLFAQLTDAVERREILDWFHLMENLEKVGGSLNRLADARRRLWQGKVDETLTLFEDCQLHQAQCFCQYLHKHRHRIVNYEYYQSEGICSIGSGAVESTVKQIDRRLQISGARWKAEHVPNVLAHRCAYLNNLL
- a CDS encoding DUF6888 family protein, whose translation is MRFDERTGIVYIFAGEDLQVVIYREGKWRFR
- a CDS encoding DUF6887 family protein, whose product is MKPNFDTMNVAELRAYLLSHRNDDEAFYKLVDRLESNSDTTDLYPIPDTPENIAIMEAAIQEHIRQLEEKQKG
- a CDS encoding Uma2 family endonuclease, with amino-acid sequence MNQPATDRIRWTSADLELLPESSNRYEIIDGELLVTRAPHWGHQNAIVNTAAELRDWSIATGLGKTVPAPGVIFSDADNVIPDVVWISKERLAIALDEDGHLTIAPELIVEVLSPGTQNERRDRETKLKLYTERGVQEYWILDWRVQQVEVYRRERATLKLITTLFPSDDLTSPLLPGFTCPVARLFV
- a CDS encoding ABC transporter permease translates to MSSLNQVTVRQKMKERVLPVVSPIAAIALALLVGAGLIAIAGVNPIKAYGVLFSEALANYYGIGNTLTKTAPLLLTSLGVLIALKAGQFNIGGEGQIYMGGLGSALIGLSIQGLPAIVHVPLALLGGFLLGALWGFIPGYLKAIQGVNEVITTLLLNYIAQYLVSYLVSGPLLEPNAPSPFSPPIAATAQLPILLPQTQTHAGILIGGLAVLVVWVAFSATPFGYQVEAVGQNPIAARYAGLSVPRTIMTVMALSGGLAGLAGAGEVMGLKYRLFENFSPGYGFDAIAIAFLSRGNLGGLVLISLFFGALRSGASVMQRSAGVPVTVVYAIQGLAVLFIAISLVVERRIALQRKLAGNRVEG
- a CDS encoding tetratricopeptide repeat protein, encoding MLSSGIISFLTPSAYAQANPQISGTLVSWAKQGEQNYLNEIFSEGQQQWQRSGLEKVLERYQKASSLDPNNSKNLASIAYLQAQLKNFQAATVAFQKAIALEPKNPNFYYGLGYSLANLGDNSGSEKAYRQATQLAPNQVENYIGLGAVRLFRIRGENRII
- a CDS encoding transposase family protein, encoding MDIHLDRLLNFPHVTVESCIQKDNEVYLKLRLLNQESSCPHCKKSSSELHQNRPILIRDLSIFGQVTYLKIPRRQFYCRDCQRYFTESLTFMDAGRQYTRRYEEHIYQQVQLSSMEQVGRVEGLSFERIEGIFKHQYAQKKTRDGQESNALGLMKSASGKGIKTSPPLSATLRPGN
- a CDS encoding ISL3 family transposase is translated as MSKRKGHQNFATVIGDVEAGKLIEVIDSHQQEDIIEILKQQPIEVRAKVEEVSVDMWGGFPKVVKKVFPNAVVVIDRFHVMKLVNEELNKIRRQSGVSDRGSKFILLKNGKDLTAEEKTKLEEILKRSKRLGKAYEWKEEFRAIYEQPLTVEEGKRQIQGWLDQARVVYSEASTTIRNHLDGISNYFRNRTTSGAMEGINNRIKLIKRQAYGFVNFNNFRERLLACFSD
- a CDS encoding tetratricopeptide repeat protein, whose product is MTRQNAYESAILAYLTALSLQPDNASIFESLGALYLQRGAYNRAVEMLEQAVQLAPDRPRAQSLLALALTHADRPTNPVKELQTPISSKTRDVLSFVKVADGLNQAGERSLAMQLYQWTEEFAPNCPGLQEKMGNLWMENQNYVMAVSAYRRWTEKEPENPDAYYNLGTALYQMGRMEEAISMLEKASTLYQKLLSAKD
- a CDS encoding S-layer homology domain-containing protein, with translation MRVKNFCNWFLLPTAHLMAVSIIAPGLALEKLSVDQMQSLSLAQQTAQAINPASKKTAKPVNQADKNSFKKAAQSQEQGSSAPISATDMAELTRLFSDVQPGAWYYEPLKSLAERYGCISGYPNGTFQGQKFLTRSEFVAGLDACLNRLDAELKNRTANLVTRDQLAALFRILSSIFENNPGLRRAPGMDNGAPSPTVPPKMDDRPQPKN